In Halosegnis marinus, one genomic interval encodes:
- a CDS encoding FecCD family ABC transporter permease — translation MAAETDTSGVAAGERFEWVDPSLVTFCLGALAATVAAGLIQVSFGTYTMSLGTAWGAVFDPAVWTNPNVFATFLLGDGLAATLGFSTEFDLSRETLIVWSIRMPRVLVAAAVGLALALSGAIFQAVTRNELASPFILGVSSGAGLAILLTLVVLPGLAALLPLFAAVGGTAAFLVVYAIAWQGGTSPVRLVLAGVIVGTVLNSLQTGLFFFAGDVGVVQQAVAWTTGSLTGVDWEQVRTVLPWVVLVVLPGTALGARQLNVLVLGESTASALGMRVERTRFLLSGVGIVAAAAAVSVAGIVSFVGLVVPHMVRTILGSDHKRLLVGCTFAGPALLVVADVGARLFFEVALGSPTQIPVGIVTGLVGGPYFLYLMRRRAQLGEL, via the coding sequence ATGGCCGCTGAGACCGACACGTCGGGCGTCGCCGCGGGGGAGCGGTTCGAGTGGGTGGACCCCTCGCTCGTCACCTTCTGTCTCGGGGCGCTCGCCGCGACCGTCGCCGCCGGGCTGATACAGGTGAGCTTCGGCACGTACACGATGTCGCTCGGGACGGCGTGGGGCGCGGTGTTCGACCCCGCGGTGTGGACGAACCCGAACGTGTTCGCGACGTTCCTGCTCGGCGACGGCCTCGCCGCGACGCTCGGCTTCTCGACCGAGTTCGACCTCTCTCGCGAGACGCTCATCGTCTGGTCGATACGGATGCCGCGCGTGCTCGTCGCGGCGGCGGTCGGCCTCGCGCTCGCGCTGTCGGGGGCGATATTCCAGGCGGTCACGCGCAACGAACTCGCGAGCCCGTTCATCCTCGGGGTCTCCTCGGGCGCGGGCCTCGCCATCCTGCTGACGCTCGTCGTCCTCCCGGGCCTCGCCGCGCTCCTCCCGCTGTTCGCCGCCGTCGGCGGCACCGCCGCCTTCCTCGTCGTCTACGCCATCGCGTGGCAGGGCGGCACCTCCCCCGTCCGGCTGGTGCTCGCGGGCGTCATCGTCGGGACGGTGTTGAACTCGCTCCAGACGGGGCTGTTCTTCTTCGCGGGCGACGTCGGCGTCGTCCAGCAGGCCGTCGCGTGGACGACCGGCTCACTCACGGGCGTCGACTGGGAGCAGGTCCGCACGGTGCTCCCGTGGGTCGTCCTCGTCGTGCTTCCGGGGACGGCGCTCGGCGCGCGCCAACTCAACGTGCTCGTGCTCGGGGAGTCGACCGCGAGCGCGCTCGGGATGCGCGTCGAGCGCACTCGCTTTCTACTCTCGGGCGTCGGCATCGTCGCCGCGGCCGCCGCAGTGTCGGTCGCGGGCATCGTCAGCTTCGTCGGCCTCGTCGTCCCGCACATGGTGCGGACGATTCTCGGCAGCGACCACAAGCGGCTGCTCGTGGGCTGTACCTTCGCCGGACCGGCGCTCCTCGTCGTCGCGGACGTGGGCGCCCGGCTGTTCTTCGAGGTCGCGCTCGGCTCGCCGACGCAGATACCCGTCGGTATCGTCACCGGCCTCGTCGGCGGCCCGTACTTCCTGTACCTGATGCGCCGCCGCGCACAGCTTGGTGAACTATGA
- a CDS encoding TIGR00725 family protein, whose protein sequence is MRVSVIGGGRVDDRTYGVARELGERLAERGHAVVCGGYGGVMEAVCRGAKLRDGRTIGILKGERPDEGNEYLDVPIATGMGNARNTLVVLNGDAVVAVDGGTGTLSELGLALDFGKPVAGLGTHDLTEFDGFEAVNTVEDAIASVERRSRA, encoded by the coding sequence ATGCGCGTGTCTGTCATCGGCGGCGGCCGGGTGGACGACCGGACCTACGGCGTCGCCCGCGAACTGGGCGAGCGGCTGGCCGAGCGCGGCCACGCGGTCGTCTGCGGCGGCTACGGGGGCGTGATGGAGGCCGTCTGTCGCGGCGCGAAGCTCCGCGACGGCCGCACGATAGGGATTCTGAAGGGCGAGCGCCCCGACGAGGGGAACGAGTACCTCGACGTCCCGATAGCGACGGGCATGGGCAACGCCCGCAACACCCTCGTCGTCCTCAACGGCGACGCGGTCGTCGCCGTGGACGGCGGGACCGGGACGCTCTCGGAACTCGGCCTCGCGCTCGACTTCGGCAAGCCCGTCGCCGGCCTCGGCACCCACGACCTCACGGAGTTCGACGGCTTCGAGGCCGTGAACACCGTCGAGGACGCGATAGCGAGCGTCGAGCGGCGGAGCCGGGCTTAG
- a CDS encoding ABC transporter ATP-binding protein, translating into MSTGTNAEREPDGSDRALGPALVGDDLAVGYPATDEPVVECEHVVLPAGEVTALVGPNGSGKSTLLKALAGQLEPWAGTVTIGDDDVYGMGKKPLARRLGLLSQDGDLPASLSVRELARHGRHPHRGFLEPLDDSDHEAVAEALRLAGVADLADSEVGQLSGGQQQLARVAMTLAQEPEVLLLDEPTTFLDLRHQLQVLDAVRELNRERGVTVGVVLHDIAQAARYADNLVALRDGTPYDWGPPADVVTEDLLADVFGVEATVREGPEVVPHRPLD; encoded by the coding sequence ATGAGTACCGGCACGAACGCGGAGCGGGAGCCGGACGGGAGCGACCGGGCGCTCGGCCCGGCACTCGTCGGCGACGACCTCGCGGTCGGCTACCCGGCGACCGACGAGCCGGTCGTCGAGTGCGAACACGTCGTCCTCCCGGCGGGGGAGGTGACGGCGCTCGTCGGCCCGAACGGCTCCGGCAAGTCGACGCTGCTGAAGGCGCTCGCCGGACAGCTCGAACCGTGGGCCGGGACCGTGACCATCGGGGACGACGACGTGTACGGGATGGGGAAGAAGCCGCTCGCGCGTCGGCTGGGACTCCTCTCGCAGGACGGCGACCTCCCCGCCTCGCTCAGCGTCCGCGAACTCGCCCGGCACGGCCGTCACCCCCATCGCGGCTTCCTCGAACCGCTCGACGACTCGGACCACGAGGCGGTCGCGGAGGCGCTCCGGCTGGCCGGCGTCGCCGACCTCGCGGACAGCGAGGTCGGTCAGCTGTCGGGCGGCCAACAGCAGCTCGCCCGCGTCGCAATGACGCTGGCACAGGAGCCGGAAGTCCTCCTGTTGGACGAGCCGACCACGTTCCTCGACCTGCGCCACCAGCTCCAGGTGCTCGACGCCGTGCGCGAACTCAACCGCGAGCGGGGCGTCACCGTCGGCGTCGTCCTCCACGACATCGCGCAGGCGGCCCGCTACGCCGACAACCTCGTCGCGCTGCGCGACGGGACGCCCTACGACTGGGGCCCGCCGGCCGACGTGGTGACCGAGGACCTCCTCGCGGACGTGTTCGGCGTCGAGGCGACGGTCCGCGAGGGGCCCGAGGTCGTCCCGCACCGCCCGCTCGACTGA
- a CDS encoding ABC transporter ATP-binding protein: protein MTEESVFDRYRADVDEPMRRLFAAYGKPRYGWFALGVLANLVAQFASLVPPLVLGAAVNALNGQAYTLPLVPDGVLPTGSVGAFELSVALIAAAFVATGVFTYLYGVAANEFAHGVMHAVRVDCFEKMSRLDMSFFDDKQTGETMSILSSDTENLEMFLDNALTGAVRLGAMLLGIGVVLFLENAYLATVTLLVAPLMTVFTYWFMKRAEPLYAARRSTMGRLNTRLENSIAGMELTKTTASEEYEAERVRGNSKQLFDDTMAMLRLSYFYRPGMELLAGVSFTLTFLVGGYWLFVGAPPGATGELQVGTFVAFLFLSQRFATPLAEVSNIIDQYENAKASSERVFGLMDIPAEVRDAEDAVELDEVEGDVVYDEVDFAYDGSETVIDDVSFAAEPGETVAFVGPTGAGKSTMLKLLLRMYDVTGGEIRVDGHDIREVTMESLRSHVGYVGQETFLFDGTIADNIRYGRFDAPDEAVREAAKAAEAHDFITSLPDGYDTRVGERGVKLSGGQRQRVAIARVVLQDPEILVLDEATSAVDTETEYLIQSSLDSLSEDRTTFAIAHRLSTVKGADTILVLEDGEVIERGDHATLLEEGGLYADLWSVQAGDLDSLPEGFRERVVAEGGD, encoded by the coding sequence ATGACCGAAGAGAGCGTCTTCGACCGCTATCGCGCGGACGTGGACGAGCCGATGCGTCGCCTCTTCGCCGCCTACGGGAAGCCCCGCTACGGCTGGTTCGCGCTCGGCGTCCTCGCCAACCTCGTCGCACAGTTCGCCTCCCTGGTGCCGCCGCTCGTCCTCGGCGCGGCCGTCAACGCGCTCAACGGACAGGCGTACACCCTCCCGCTCGTTCCCGACGGCGTCCTCCCGACGGGGTCGGTGGGCGCGTTCGAGCTCTCCGTCGCCCTCATCGCGGCCGCGTTCGTCGCCACGGGCGTCTTCACCTACCTCTACGGCGTCGCCGCCAACGAGTTCGCCCACGGCGTGATGCACGCCGTCCGCGTGGACTGTTTCGAGAAGATGAGCCGGCTCGACATGTCCTTCTTCGACGACAAGCAGACCGGCGAGACGATGTCCATCCTCTCGTCGGACACGGAGAACCTGGAGATGTTCCTCGACAACGCGCTCACCGGCGCGGTGCGGCTGGGCGCGATGCTGCTCGGCATCGGCGTCGTCCTCTTCCTGGAGAACGCCTACCTCGCGACCGTCACGCTGCTCGTCGCCCCCCTCATGACCGTGTTCACCTACTGGTTCATGAAGCGCGCCGAGCCGCTGTACGCCGCCCGCCGTTCCACGATGGGCCGGCTCAACACCCGGCTGGAGAACTCCATCGCCGGGATGGAGCTGACGAAGACGACCGCCAGCGAGGAATACGAGGCCGAGCGCGTCCGCGGCAACTCGAAACAGCTGTTCGACGACACGATGGCGATGCTCCGGCTCTCCTACTTCTACCGGCCGGGGATGGAACTGCTCGCCGGGGTCTCGTTCACCCTCACCTTCCTCGTCGGCGGCTACTGGCTGTTCGTCGGCGCGCCGCCGGGCGCGACCGGGGAGCTACAGGTCGGGACGTTCGTCGCCTTCCTCTTCCTCTCCCAGCGGTTCGCCACGCCGCTCGCGGAGGTGTCGAACATCATCGACCAGTACGAGAACGCGAAGGCCTCCTCCGAGCGCGTCTTCGGGCTGATGGACATCCCCGCCGAGGTGCGCGATGCGGAGGACGCCGTCGAACTCGACGAGGTCGAGGGCGACGTCGTGTACGACGAGGTCGACTTCGCGTACGACGGCTCCGAGACGGTCATCGACGACGTGAGCTTCGCGGCCGAACCGGGCGAGACGGTCGCGTTCGTCGGCCCCACGGGAGCGGGCAAGTCCACGATGCTGAAACTGCTCCTCCGGATGTACGACGTGACCGGGGGGGAGATACGCGTCGACGGCCACGACATCCGCGAGGTGACGATGGAGTCGCTCCGCTCGCACGTCGGCTACGTCGGCCAGGAGACGTTCCTCTTCGACGGCACCATCGCCGACAACATCCGGTACGGCCGGTTCGACGCCCCCGACGAGGCCGTCCGCGAGGCCGCGAAGGCCGCGGAGGCCCACGACTTCATCACGAGCCTGCCGGACGGCTACGACACCCGCGTCGGCGAGCGCGGGGTGAAGCTCTCCGGGGGGCAACGCCAGCGCGTCGCCATCGCCCGCGTCGTCCTGCAGGACCCCGAGATACTCGTCCTCGACGAGGCCACCTCCGCGGTCGACACGGAGACGGAGTACCTCATCCAGTCGTCGCTCGACTCGCTCTCCGAGGACCGGACGACGTTCGCCATCGCCCACCGGCTCTCCACCGTGAAGGGGGCCGACACCATCCTCGTGCTGGAGGACGGCGAGGTCATCGAGCGGGGCGACCACGCGACCCTGTTGGAGGAGGGGGGCCTCTACGCCGACCTCTGGAGCGTGCAGGCCGGCGACCTCGACTCGCTTCCCGAGGGGTTCCGCGAGCGCGTCGTCGCCGAGGGCGGCGACTAA